In Deinococcus aquaedulcis, the genomic stretch CACAATGACACCCACGCCGTTCGCCAGACAGGCGTCCAGAAGGCGGTCCTGCGGGGACTGATCAAACACGTTGTAAATCACCTGCACGGTCTCCACGGCCCCGGCTTCCACGGCTTTGACCGCGTTATCCGGCTGGTGGTCGTTGATGGAGATCCCGAACGCCTTGATCTTGCCCTGGCGCTTCAGGTCGGCCACGGCGGCCTGCCAGTCGCCCTGGCCCAGCCAGCTGTCGTTCCAGACGTGAAGCTGCTGCACGTCAATCTGGGGCAGCCCCAACCGCTCCAGGCTGGCCTCGGTCATGCGGATGACGTACTCGCCGGGAAACGCCTGATCGGCGGCCGTGTCGGGTGCGGCAGGCCACTGCATATTTTTGGGGCTGATCTTGGTGGCCACCAGCGTGCCCGGGTGCTCCCGCGCGACCTGGCCCACCAGCCGCTCGGAGTGGCCGTTGCCGTAGCCCATCGCCGTGTCAATGAAGTTGCCGCCCAGTTCCACGTAGCGGCGCAGGGCCTTCAGGCTTTCGTCGTCCTGGGCCCCCACCCACATATCGGCGCCAATCCCCCAGGCGCCGTAGCCGATTTCCGTCACGATCAGGCCGGTGCGGCCCAGGGGGCGGGTGTGCAGGGTCTGGAACGAGGAGGCCATGGCGCAACTGTAACGATTCAGGCCCCATGAAGCCACTCACCCATTCTTCACGGCGCCGCCGGGCGTAGCCTGCCCAGGTGACGCCTGCCCCGCTGCCGCCCCGCGCCCGCCAGCTGGCCACCACCGGCCTGATCGTGGGGGTCTTTCTGGCCGCCCTGGAAGCCAGCGTGGTGGCCACCGCCATGCCCAGCGTGATTGGCGACCTGGGTGGCGAGCGCCTGTACGCGTTGCCCTTTGCGGTGTATCTGCTGACCAGCACGGTCTCCAGCCCGCTGTGGGGCCGCGCCAGCGACATCGTGGGGCGGCGGCGGCTGTATCTGGCGGGCGTGGTGATCTTCCTGCTGGGCTCAGCGCTGTGCGGGATCAGCACCTCCATGGGCGCCCTGATTGGGGCCCGCGCGCTGCAGGGGCTGGGCGCCGGGGCCCTGCTGCCGCTGACCCTCACCATGATTGGCGAACTGTACGCCCTGAAAGAACGGGGCCGGGTGCAATCGCTGATTTCCGGGGTCTGGGGGATTTCTGGGCTGCTGGGGCCGCTGCTGGGCGGCTGGCTGACCGAGCAGGCCTCGTGGCGCTGGACCTTCTATGCCAGCCTGCCCTTTGGGGTGGCGGCGCTGGCGCTGGCCCTGCGCTTTTTGCCGGAAACGGGGCAGCCCCGGCCCGCGCGGCTGGACTGGGCCGGCGCGGCCCTCTTTACGCTGGGCAGCGGACTGGTGGTCTGGGGCCTGGAACAGCGGCAGTGGGCACTGGTGGGCATCGGCGCAGCCACCCTGGTGGGCGCCGTGGCCCTGGAACGCCGCCACCCGGCGCCGCTGCTGCCCATGAAGGCCCTGGCGCAGCGGCTGCCGCGCGTGGCGTTTGCCGGAAACCTGCTGGGCGGCGCGGCGTACTTTGGCGTGATTGCTTACCTGCCGCTGTACGCCCAGGGCGTGACGGGCAGCGGGGCCACCGCTGGCGGCGCCATCCTGACGCCGATGCTGGTGGGCTGGACGCTGACCGCCATCGTGACCGCGCGCTTGGTGAAGACGGTGCCGCTGGCACGCATTGCGCAGGTGGGCTTTGCGGTGCTGGTGGCGATGTTCACGGCCCTGACGTTTGCGGTTCATGCGCCGCTGTGGGTCACCAGCGCCCTGGGCTTTGCGGTGGGCACGGGCATGGGCTTGGCCATGCTGAGCCTGCTGCTGGCCGCGCAGGAATCGGCGGCGCGCACGGAACTGGGCGCCGTGACCAGCGGCGTGCTGTTTGCCCGCCAGATGGGCGGCGCACTGGGCGTGGCCCTGATGGCGCTGCTGATTGGCCCGGCCGCCATTGAAGCGGGCGGCCCTTCGCTGGCCGAGGGCCTGCGCCGCGCCTATCTGCTGGCGCTGGGGCTGGTGGCCCTGGCGTTTGTGCTGAGCTTAGGCCTGCGCGCGGTGATGCTCAGCAAGCCTACGGAGGCCCAGCCGGCGGATTGAGGCTTCATCCCTGCGGCCCAGCCTCAGACTCGGGGGACTGAACAACCAAGCGGGGCCGGCGCCGCACCCGCACGAGCGTTCCCGTGAACAGGAGGAGCAGCACCACCAGGGGGCTCCAGAGGGCCACCTGGGCCTGCAACTTCTGCCCGCTGGTCATCTGAGGGCCACACTTCTCCACAAACGCCTGCTTACTCCACCACTCCGGCAGGGTCAGGCCCCGGCGCAGGACAAGGTCGCTGAGTTGGCGCTCGGTCTGCACAACCTCCAGGGCGCGGGCCGCCGGGTGCACCAGCACATAGGCAGGAGATGTCTCGGGACCGGCCACGGCCAGGATGGGTTGCCCATCGGCGCAGCCGAACTTCTGAATCCAATACCGATCATTGAGTTCGCGCGGCCAGCTGTCCGAGTCGTTCTGACTCATCAGCATGTGATGTGTGTCCGACGTGCTGGAAGCGAAGAACCCGCCGCCCAGCGGGGTCCAGTGAAACTCGTCACTGCCGGTCGAAAAATCAGCGGTGACCGCTTCATACCAGATACCGCCGCCCAGTAATACAAATTTGAAGTATAGTTAGTGTATCAAAGCGATCATTCCTCTGAAGCACTTAGATGAAGACGAACTGCTGCGTCGTCAACGCCAAGCCTCAACCGCCGACGAGCGTGATCGTTGGTTTGCCTTGAGGACGCTCACCTTGCATCCTGACCACTCCAGGGCGCTCCTGGCCGAGCAG encodes the following:
- a CDS encoding aldo/keto reductase, whose product is MASSFQTLHTRPLGRTGLIVTEIGYGAWGIGADMWVGAQDDESLKALRRYVELGGNFIDTAMGYGNGHSERLVGQVAREHPGTLVATKISPKNMQWPAAPDTAADQAFPGEYVIRMTEASLERLGLPQIDVQQLHVWNDSWLGQGDWQAAVADLKRQGKIKAFGISINDHQPDNAVKAVEAGAVETVQVIYNVFDQSPQDRLLDACLANGVGVIVRVALDEGSLTGRITPETTFPEGDWRHTYFGGDRKAQLQPRLRAIEQDLGISTGALAETSLRFVLSHPAVSTVIVGMRSVQNVERNAALADGQGLSADQVQKLRAHRWDRNWYLPAK
- a CDS encoding MFS transporter, whose product is MTPAPLPPRARQLATTGLIVGVFLAALEASVVATAMPSVIGDLGGERLYALPFAVYLLTSTVSSPLWGRASDIVGRRRLYLAGVVIFLLGSALCGISTSMGALIGARALQGLGAGALLPLTLTMIGELYALKERGRVQSLISGVWGISGLLGPLLGGWLTEQASWRWTFYASLPFGVAALALALRFLPETGQPRPARLDWAGAALFTLGSGLVVWGLEQRQWALVGIGAATLVGAVALERRHPAPLLPMKALAQRLPRVAFAGNLLGGAAYFGVIAYLPLYAQGVTGSGATAGGAILTPMLVGWTLTAIVTARLVKTVPLARIAQVGFAVLVAMFTALTFAVHAPLWVTSALGFAVGTGMGLAMLSLLLAAQESAARTELGAVTSGVLFARQMGGALGVALMALLIGPAAIEAGGPSLAEGLRRAYLLALGLVALAFVLSLGLRAVMLSKPTEAQPAD